The Myxococcus virescens sequence AAGAAGCGCGTAGGCCGCGGCCAGGGTAGTGGTCTTGGCAAGACGGCCGGCCGCGGTGGCAAGGGCCAGAAGGCCCGCACCGGCAACATGCGGTTCGAAGGCTTCGAGGGTGGCCAGAGCCCCCTGCAGCGGCGCCTGCCGAAGTTTGGCTTCACGCCGCCGAACCGGACGGTCTACGCGGTCGTCAACCTGTCGGACCTCGAGCAGCACTTCGATGCCGGCGCCACGGCGGACGTGGAGACGTTGCGCAAGGTCGGCCTGGTCAAGGGCCGCTACCACGGCGTGAAGCTGCTGGCCCGCGGCGAGCTGACCAAGAAGGTCACCGTGGTCGTGCACAAGGCGTCTGAGGCGGCGAAGGCGGCCATCCAGAAGGCGGGCGGCGCGGTGGAAGAGATTCCGCTGGTGGCCCACAAGCCGGAGTCCGCGGCCAAGGCGCACGCTGGCAAGGGCGTCAAGGCTCCTCGGCAGCCCAAGGCCTGAGCGTGCCTGGCGCGCATCACTTGCTGGTGGTGCGCGCAGTTTCGCTTGTGTAGGCTTCTGCGCCCCTTTCCCACTCGTGGAACAGGGGCGTTTTGTCGTCCTGGCAGAACCCTCTCGAAGAGGATGGCTACCCCGTGGCTCTGAACGCCTTCGCCAACGTCTTCCGTATCGCTGAGCTGCGCAGTCGGCTCGCGTATACGCTCGCGCTGCTCGCCGTCTATCGCATCGGCATCTTCATCAACACGCCAGGCGTGGACCGTTCGGCGATGAACGCGTTCATGGACGCCCAGAAGCAGTCGGGCGGCCTCGTCTCGCTGTTCAACCTCTTCTCCGGCGGCGCGCTGGAGCAGATGTCCATCTTCGGATTGGGCATCATGCCGTACGTCAGCGCCTCCATCATCATGCAGCTGCTCGCCGTGGTCGTACCCAGCCTGGAGCGGCTGCAGAAGGAAGGCGCCGGCGGCCGGCAGAAGATCAACCAGTACACCCGCTATGGCACGATCGCGCTCTCCGTCGTGCAGGGCATCGGCATCTCGCGGTGGCTGGCGTCGCTGGGCCGCTCCGACGGTGGCCAGAGCGGTTTCAACCAGGTGGTCGTCCCCGACGACAGCGCTTGGTTTACCTTCATGACGGTGGTCAGCCTCACGGCCGGCACGGCCTTCATCATGTGGCTG is a genomic window containing:
- the rplO gene encoding 50S ribosomal protein L15; this translates as MSTLNKLQRPARSWHRKKRVGRGQGSGLGKTAGRGGKGQKARTGNMRFEGFEGGQSPLQRRLPKFGFTPPNRTVYAVVNLSDLEQHFDAGATADVETLRKVGLVKGRYHGVKLLARGELTKKVTVVVHKASEAAKAAIQKAGGAVEEIPLVAHKPESAAKAHAGKGVKAPRQPKA